The Syngnathus typhle isolate RoL2023-S1 ecotype Sweden linkage group LG3, RoL_Styp_1.0, whole genome shotgun sequence genome window below encodes:
- the cisd2 gene encoding CDGSH iron-sulfur domain-containing protein 2 has product MVLETISRIIKVQLPAYLKKLPLPETIGGFVRLTVSEWLRLLPLLGILALLGYMTIRPFFPKKKTQRDSLINLKIQKENPKVVNEIDIEDLYSANVCYCRCWRSKTFPVCDKSHLKHNELTGDNVGPLILKKKIL; this is encoded by the exons ATGGTTTTAGAAACTATTTCCAGGataataaaagttcagctccCAGCATACCTGAAGAAGCTTCCTCTTCCGGAGACGATCGGCGGATTTGTAAGGTTGACAG TGTCCGAATGGCTGCGGTTGCTGCCTCTGCTGGGCATCTTGGCACTACTAGGCTACATGACCATTCGGCCCTTCTTTCCCAAGAAGAAGACGCAGAGAGACTCTCTGATCAACCTGAAGATTCAAAAGGAAAACCCCAAAGTGGTCAATGAAATAGACATTGAAGACCTTTACAGTGCAAATGTGTGCTACTGTCGCTGTTGGCGTTCCAAAACT TTTCCTGTTTGTGACAAGTCACACTTAAAGCACAACGAGCTGACCGGGGACAACGTGGGACCACTTATACTCAAGAAGAAAATCCTATAA
- the si:dkey-162b23.4 gene encoding sodium/hydrogen exchanger 9B2 isoform X2, translating to MITMDTRSKPATPEPNLVPSPAPSPAPSPAPSPAPSPTPSPLLDRIPLPSGNHVEHLNVNQIQVVVRRCSSPNVTEETTYFLPRTPVVDAGTNTEPPLVCCPLLHRFCPCPPRGLVASVITKFLLAAVLFGVVWSVTEDECLPGGNLFGITVLFICAVIGGKLVALIRLPRLPPLPPLLGMLLMGFMLRNIPIITDGVYINFRWSASLRNIALAVILARAGLGLDPSALRKLKSVCLRVAVGPCIIETCTIALVSHFLMGLPWVWGFILGFVLGAVSPAVVVPSMLLLQKDGYGVEQGIPTLLMAAGSFDDILAITGFTTCLGVAFATGSTWYNILRGVLEVGGGLLAGILLGFLIQYFPSLDQKHLVMKRSFLVLGLSVFAVFGSGVAGFPGSGGLCTLVLAFLAGLGWGSEKARVEEVVGWAWDVFQPLLFGLIGAEIRVSELEAQTVGLGIASLVIALLVRLLFTYVCVLFAGFNIREKLFIALAWMPKATVQAAIGSTALDMARTRQDKQMQKYGMDVLTVAVLSILLTAPVGALIIGLCGPCLLQKPKISPCGTGAGGDEDNDTPVTYESTL from the exons ATGATTACCATGGACACCCGGTCCAAACCTGCCACTCCGGAGCCTAATCTCGTACCCAGTCCCGCACCAAGTCCTGCACCCAGTCCCGCACCAAGTCCTGCACCAAGTCCCACTCCAAGTCCACTTCTTGACAGAATCCCATTGCCGTCAGGAAACCATGTGGAG CATCTTAATGTGAACCAGATCCAGGTAGTGGTACGACGTTGTTCCAGTCCAAATGTCACAGAGGAAACCACCTATTTTCTTCCTCGTACCCCTGTGGTGGATGCTGGTACCAACACAGAACCACCACTTGTTTGCTGCCCCTTGCTTCACAGATTTTGCCCTTGTCCTCCAAGAGGCCTTGTGGCCTCTGTCATTACAAAAT TCCTCTTGGCTGCGGTGCTCTTCGGAGTGGTGTGGTCCGTCACAGAGGATGAATGTCTTCCAGGTGGTAACCTGTTTGGCATTACGGTGCTTTTCATCTGCGCGGTCATTGGTGGCAAACTGGTGGCTCTGATCCGCCTGCCTAGGCTTCCACCTTTACCTCCACTTCTTG GTATGCTGCTTATGGGTTTCATGCTGAGAAATATCCCAATAATAACAGACGGTGTGTACATTAACTTCAGGTGGTCCGCCTCTCTCAGGAACATTGCGCTGGCGGTCATCCTGGCCAGAGCCGGTCTGGGTTTGGATCCCTCG GCTCTGAGGAAGCTCAAGTCTGTGTGTTTACGTGTGGCAGTGGGGCCGTGCATTATTGAGACCTGCACTATAGCTCTGGTCTCCCACTTCCTCATGGGCTTACCGTGGGTGTGGGGCTTCATCCTTGG CTTTGTGCTTGGTGCTGTGTCGCCAGCAGTGGTGGTGCCCTCCATGTTGCTTCTGCAGAAGGACGGTTACGGCGTGGAGCAGGGCATCCCCACTCTGTTGATGGCAGCGGGCAGCTTTGACGACATTCTCGCCATAACAGGATTCACGACATGCTTGGGTGTTGCTTTTGCTACAG GTTCCACATGGTACAACATCTTGAGAGGTGTGCTGGAGGTGGGCGGTGGCTTGCTTGCTGGGATCCTTCTTGGTTTCCTCATCCAGTACTTTCCCAGTCTCGACCAG AAACACTTGGTGATGAAGCGATCCTTCCTGGTGCTCGGCCTGTCTGTCTTTGCTGTGTTTGGCAGCGGTGTTGCTGGATTTCCTGGTTCTGGTGGCCTCTGCACTCTAGTGTTGGCATTTCTTGCTGGTCTCGGATGGGGTTCAGAAAAG GCACGCGTGGAGGAAGTGGTGGGCTGGGCATGGGACGTTTTTCAGCCACTTCTCTTTGGATTAATCGGAGCAGAGATTAGAGTGTCGGAGTTGGAGGCACAAACAGTTG GTCTGGGTATTGCTTCTCTGGTCATTGCACTGCTGGTTCGTCTACTTTTCACCTACGTTTGCGTGTTGTTCGCCGGCTTTAACATTCGAGAAAAGCTCTTCATTGCCCTGGCTTGGATGCCCAAAGCCACAGTGCAG GCAGCCATTGGCTCGACAGCTTTGGACATGGCCAGGACAAGGCAGGACAAGCAGATGCAGAAGTACGGCATGGACGTACTCACTGTGGCTGTGCTTTCCATCCTTCTCACCGCGCCAGTCGGAGCCCTTATCATAGGCCTGTGTGGACCATGCCTGCTGCAGAAACCAAAGATTTCACCCTGTG GCACTGGGGCAGGTGGCGATGAGGACAATGACACGCCGGTCACGTATGAAAGTACTCTCTGA
- the si:dkey-162b23.4 gene encoding sodium/hydrogen exchanger 9B2 isoform X1, with protein sequence MITMDTRSKPATPEPNLVPSPAPSPAPSPAPSPAPSPTPSPLLDRIPLPSGNHVEHLNVNQIQVVVRRCSSPNVTEETTYFLPRTPVVDAGTNTEPPLVCCPLLHRFCPCPPRGLVASVITKFLLAAVLFGVVWSVTEDECLPGGNLFGITVLFICAVIGGKLVALIRLPRLPPLPPLLGRTSNILKTKSMLLMGFMLRNIPIITDGVYINFRWSASLRNIALAVILARAGLGLDPSALRKLKSVCLRVAVGPCIIETCTIALVSHFLMGLPWVWGFILGFVLGAVSPAVVVPSMLLLQKDGYGVEQGIPTLLMAAGSFDDILAITGFTTCLGVAFATGSTWYNILRGVLEVGGGLLAGILLGFLIQYFPSLDQKHLVMKRSFLVLGLSVFAVFGSGVAGFPGSGGLCTLVLAFLAGLGWGSEKARVEEVVGWAWDVFQPLLFGLIGAEIRVSELEAQTVGLGIASLVIALLVRLLFTYVCVLFAGFNIREKLFIALAWMPKATVQAAIGSTALDMARTRQDKQMQKYGMDVLTVAVLSILLTAPVGALIIGLCGPCLLQKPKISPCGTGAGGDEDNDTPVTYESTL encoded by the exons ATGATTACCATGGACACCCGGTCCAAACCTGCCACTCCGGAGCCTAATCTCGTACCCAGTCCCGCACCAAGTCCTGCACCCAGTCCCGCACCAAGTCCTGCACCAAGTCCCACTCCAAGTCCACTTCTTGACAGAATCCCATTGCCGTCAGGAAACCATGTGGAG CATCTTAATGTGAACCAGATCCAGGTAGTGGTACGACGTTGTTCCAGTCCAAATGTCACAGAGGAAACCACCTATTTTCTTCCTCGTACCCCTGTGGTGGATGCTGGTACCAACACAGAACCACCACTTGTTTGCTGCCCCTTGCTTCACAGATTTTGCCCTTGTCCTCCAAGAGGCCTTGTGGCCTCTGTCATTACAAAAT TCCTCTTGGCTGCGGTGCTCTTCGGAGTGGTGTGGTCCGTCACAGAGGATGAATGTCTTCCAGGTGGTAACCTGTTTGGCATTACGGTGCTTTTCATCTGCGCGGTCATTGGTGGCAAACTGGTGGCTCTGATCCGCCTGCCTAGGCTTCCACCTTTACCTCCACTTCTTGGTAGGACATCAAACATCCTTAAAACAAAAA GTATGCTGCTTATGGGTTTCATGCTGAGAAATATCCCAATAATAACAGACGGTGTGTACATTAACTTCAGGTGGTCCGCCTCTCTCAGGAACATTGCGCTGGCGGTCATCCTGGCCAGAGCCGGTCTGGGTTTGGATCCCTCG GCTCTGAGGAAGCTCAAGTCTGTGTGTTTACGTGTGGCAGTGGGGCCGTGCATTATTGAGACCTGCACTATAGCTCTGGTCTCCCACTTCCTCATGGGCTTACCGTGGGTGTGGGGCTTCATCCTTGG CTTTGTGCTTGGTGCTGTGTCGCCAGCAGTGGTGGTGCCCTCCATGTTGCTTCTGCAGAAGGACGGTTACGGCGTGGAGCAGGGCATCCCCACTCTGTTGATGGCAGCGGGCAGCTTTGACGACATTCTCGCCATAACAGGATTCACGACATGCTTGGGTGTTGCTTTTGCTACAG GTTCCACATGGTACAACATCTTGAGAGGTGTGCTGGAGGTGGGCGGTGGCTTGCTTGCTGGGATCCTTCTTGGTTTCCTCATCCAGTACTTTCCCAGTCTCGACCAG AAACACTTGGTGATGAAGCGATCCTTCCTGGTGCTCGGCCTGTCTGTCTTTGCTGTGTTTGGCAGCGGTGTTGCTGGATTTCCTGGTTCTGGTGGCCTCTGCACTCTAGTGTTGGCATTTCTTGCTGGTCTCGGATGGGGTTCAGAAAAG GCACGCGTGGAGGAAGTGGTGGGCTGGGCATGGGACGTTTTTCAGCCACTTCTCTTTGGATTAATCGGAGCAGAGATTAGAGTGTCGGAGTTGGAGGCACAAACAGTTG GTCTGGGTATTGCTTCTCTGGTCATTGCACTGCTGGTTCGTCTACTTTTCACCTACGTTTGCGTGTTGTTCGCCGGCTTTAACATTCGAGAAAAGCTCTTCATTGCCCTGGCTTGGATGCCCAAAGCCACAGTGCAG GCAGCCATTGGCTCGACAGCTTTGGACATGGCCAGGACAAGGCAGGACAAGCAGATGCAGAAGTACGGCATGGACGTACTCACTGTGGCTGTGCTTTCCATCCTTCTCACCGCGCCAGTCGGAGCCCTTATCATAGGCCTGTGTGGACCATGCCTGCTGCAGAAACCAAAGATTTCACCCTGTG GCACTGGGGCAGGTGGCGATGAGGACAATGACACGCCGGTCACGTATGAAAGTACTCTCTGA
- the bdh2 gene encoding dehydrogenase/reductase SDR family member 6, producing MGRLDGKVIVLSAAAQGIGRAAAIAFAKEGAQVTATDINEEKLKELDGLQGIKTKVVDVTKKDQVEALAKEHEHIDVLFNVAGFVHHGSILDCEEADWDFTMDVNVRSMYLMSRAFLPKMLAKKSGNIINMASVASSIKGVVNRCVYSTSKAAVIGLTKSIAADFIEQGIRCNCVCPGTVDTPSLRGRIQAQPDPEKAYKDFMARQKTGRMCTAEEVAYLCVYLASDESAYVTGTEQIIDGGWRL from the exons ATGGGCCGCTTGGATGGGAAAGTGATTGTGTTGTCAGCCGCTGCGCAGGGGATTGGACGTGCTGCTGCAATA GCCTTTGCAAAGGAGGGTGCTCAAGTCACAGCAACTGATATAAATGAGGAGAAGCTCAAGGAACTGGATGGGCTTCAAG GAATTAAGACCAAGGTGGTGGATGTGACCAAGAAAGACCAAGTGGAGGCCCTGGCCAAGGAACATGAACACATAGATGTCCTGTTCAATGTCGCAgg GTTTGTGCACCATGGCTCCATCTTGGACTGTGAAGAGGCCGACTGGGATTTTACCATGGATGTGAACGTCCGGAGCATGTACCTAATGTCTAGAGCTTTCTTGCCAAAG ATGTTGGCGAAAAAGTCTGGAAACATCATAAACATGGCTTCCGTTGCATCAAGCATAAAAG GTGTGGTCAACCGATGTGTGTATAGCACCTCCAAGGCGGCCGTGATTGGCCTCACCAAATCCATAGCCGCCGATTTCATTGAGCAAGGCATTCGCTGTAATTGTGTTTGTCCTG GTACTGTTGACACTCCATCACTGAGGGGTCGGATCCAAGCTCAACCTGACCCAGAAAAG GCTTATAAGGATTTCATGGCACGGCAGAAAACAGGCAGGATGTGCACAGCCGAAGAGGTGGCATACCTGTGTGTCTACCTGGCCTCAGATGAG TCGGCCTATGTGACCGGCACAGAGCAAATCATCGATGGAGGTTGGAGACTTTGA
- the tacr3a gene encoding tachykinin receptor 3a encodes MAASHNGSNLTSNYTNQFVQPPWRVALWSVAYSSVLAVAVFGNLIVIWIILAHKRMRTVTNYFLLNLAFSDASMAAFNTLINFVYATHGDWYFGEAYCKFHNFFPVTSVFASIYSMTAIAVDRYMAIIHPLKPRLSAKVTTGVIACIWSLAVVLAFPLCYFSKIRVLPHRTLCYVAWPRMKDDPVMFHIIVTLLVYVLPLVVMGITYSIVGVTLWGGEIPGDSSDNYHGQLRAKRKVVKMMIIVLVTFALCWLPYHIYFIATGLNKHLIKWKSIQQVYLSVLWLAMSSTMYNPIIYCCLNSRFRAGFKRAFRWCPFIKVSSCDELELRSTRQHPMRQSSMYTLSRMDTSMVVAYDHADGDGCGSVRKWSLSSRKRSYVTSRHTPAASSTGSMKTQNGGIPTPQAEQFF; translated from the exons ATGGCAGCTTCGCATAATGGATCGAACCTAACCTCAAACTACACAAACCAGTTTGTGCAGCCTCCATGGCGCGTCGCCCTCTGGTCCGTCGCCTACAGCTCGGTGCTGGCCGTGGCCGTGTTTGGCAATCTCATCGTCATTTGGATCATTTTGGCGCACAAGCGCATGAGAACAGTGACCAACTACTTTCTGCTCAACTTGGCCTTCTCCGACGCCTCCATGGCTGCCTTCAATACTTTGATCAACTTCGTCTACGCGACGCACGGGGACTGGTACTTCGGGGAGGCTTACTGCAAATTCCACAACTTCTTTCCGGTAACGTCGGTGTTCGCCAGCATTTACTCGATGACTGCAATCGCCGTTGATAG GTACATGGCCATTATCCACCCACTGAAGCCTCGCCTGTCAGCCAAGGTCACCACTGGAGTCATCGCCTGCATCTGGAGTCTTGCCGTGGTTCTGGCCTTTCCCCTCTGCTACTTCTCCAAAATTCGAGTTCTGCCTCATAGGACCTTGTGCTATGTCGCGTGGCCTCGCATGAAAGACGACCCTGTCAT GTTCCACATCATAGTGACTCTGCTGGTCTATGTGTTGCCTTTGGTGGTAATGGGCATTACCTACTCTATTGTGGGAGTCACTCTGTGGGGAGGGGAGATTCCCGGAGATTCATCCGACAACTACCACGGACAACTGCGAGCTAAAAGAAAG gtGGTGAAGATGATGATCATCGTCTTGGTGACCTTTGCCCTCTGCTGGCTGCCTTATCACATCTACTTCATTGCAACGGGTCTCAACAAGCATTTGATCAAGTGGAAGTCCATCCAGCAAGTTTATCTGTCTGTGCTGTGGCTGGCCATGAGCTCCACTATGTACAATCCCATTATATACTGCTGCCTGAACAGCAG GTTTCGTGCTGGCTTCAAGCGGGCCTTTCGCTGGTGCCCTTTTATCAAGGTATCCAGCTGCGATGAGTTGGAACTTCGCTCGACCCGGCAACACCCGATGCGGCAGAGCAGCATGTACACGCTCTCCAGAATGGACACCAGCATGGTTGTGGCTTACGACCATGCCGATGGTGATGGCTGCGGCTCCGTAAGAAAGTGGTCCCTGTCCTCCAGGAAGAGAAGCTACGTCACGTCACGCCACACGCCTGCCGCTTCCAGCACTGGAAGCATGAAAACACAAAATGGTGGGATCCCGACTCCTCaagctgagcaatttttttgA
- the cnga1a gene encoding LOW QUALITY PROTEIN: cyclic nucleotide gated channel subunit alpha 1a (The sequence of the model RefSeq protein was modified relative to this genomic sequence to represent the inferred CDS: substituted 1 base at 1 genomic stop codon), giving the protein MEAKVDGKDKALMMRSVEQRGSKFKLEKSDYISCKLLTLFIFILLHRKKEKQEQGPNEKEKEKDVDKPKEIFVINPAGNIYYNWLFIVTLPVMYNWTMIIARACFEELQHNYILYWVLLDYTSDLIYLADMLVRTRTGYLEQGLMIKDEKLLRDRYVDSFQFRLDVISMLPTDVLYFYLGLDYPEIRVNKLLRIGRMMEFFTKTETKTNYPNIFRISNLIMYILIIIHWNACFYFSFSKSIGFGSDEWVYPALDDPDEPEFGQPMRKYAFSLYWSTLTLTTIGETPPPALDSEFIFHVVDFLVGVLIFATIVGNIATMISNMNAAQAQFQARIDNIKQYMQVRKVSKELELRVIKWFDYLWNNGKAQDEREVLRYLPDKLKAEIAIQVHMDTLKKVRIFADCEAGLLIELVLKLRPQVFSPGDYICKKGDIGREMYIIKDGKLAVVADDGVTQFVVLGSGSYFGEISILNIKGSKAGNRRTANIRSIGYSDLFCLSKDDLMESLVEYPDAKGMLEEKGRQILMKDGLIDLDPANIKPEAKELEEKVNRLYGTMDVMQMRLKKILEKYKNTDKTLWHRIKDLELLTGEEIEDDDEVEEDVKKEEVQVDEEKTEDKGGVGEVDKEKREDEKEEVEKAEAKDEEXKGKDVKRAQRRKK; this is encoded by the exons ATGGAGGCCAAG GTTGATGGAAAAGACAAGGCTCTCATGATGCGCTCAGTTGAACAGCGGGGctcaaaat TCAAGTTGGAAAAAAGTGATTACATTTCATGTAAACTGCTGACTCTGTTCATTTTTATTCTACTACacagaaagaaggaaaaacaagaacaaggaccaaatgaaaaggaaaaagaaaaggatgtAGACAA GCCCAAAGAAATATTTGTCATTAACCCTGCTGGAAATATTTATTACAACTGGCTTTTCATCGTAACATTGCCAGTCATGTACAACTGGACCATGATTATCGCTAG GGCGTGCTTCGAGGAGCTGCAGCACAACTACATCCTTTATTGGGTTTTATTGGACTACACCTCAGACCTCATCTATCTGGCTGATATGCTTGTCAGGACGAGAACAG GTTACCTTGAGCAAGGCTTGATGATCAAAGATGAGAAGCTGCTCCGCGATCGCTACGTCGACAGCTTCCAGTTTCGGCTGGATGTCATCTCCATGTTGCCCACTGATGTTCTGTATTTCTATTTGGGTCTGGACTACCCAGAGATTCGCGTTAATAAGCTTCTAAGGATTGGTCGCATGATGGAATTCTTCACAAAGACGGAGACTAAAACCAACTACCCCAACATCTTCCGCATTTCAAACTTGATCATGTACATCCTCATCATTATCCACTGGAACGCCTGCTTCTACTTCTCATTCTCCAAGTCGATTGGTTTTGGGTCAGATGAATGGGTTTACCCAGCTCTTGATGATCCGGATGAGCCTGAGTTTGGCCAGCCCATGAGGAAGTATGCCTTCAGCCTCTACTGGTCCACATTAACCCTGACCACAATCGGAGAAACGCCACCACCAGCCCTCGATTCGGAGTTTATCTTCCATGTAGTGGACTTTTTAGTTGGGGTTCTCATCTTTGCCACAATTGTGGGAAATATTGCAACCATGATCTCCAACATGAACGCCGCCCAAGCCCAGTTTCAAGCTCGAATCGACAACATTAAACAATACATGCAG GTCCGAAAGGTCAGCAAGGAGCTGGAATTGCGTGTCATTAAATGGTTCGACTACCTGTGGAACAATGGCAAGGCACAGGATGAACGCGAGGTATTGCGGTATCTTCCAGATAAGTTGAAAGCTGAAATCGCCATCCAAGTTCACATGGACACGCTCAAGAAAGTTCGCATATTTGCTGACTGTGAGGCTGGCTTGCTGATCGAGCTGGTGCTCAAGCTCCGGCCTCAGGTGTTCAGCCCTGGCGACTACATCTGCAAGAAGGGCGATATTGGTCGTGAGATGTATATTATCAAAGACGGAAAGCTCGCAGTGGTTGCCGACGATGGCGTTACTCAGTTTGTGGTGCTGGGAAGCGGTAGCTATTTTGGTGAGATCAGTATCCTTAATATCAAAGGCAGCAAAGCAGGCAACAGGCGGACAGCCAACATTCGCAGCATCGGCTACTCAGACCTCTTCTGTCTGTCCAAGGATGACCTCATGGAGTCGCTGGTGGAGTACCCGGATGCTAAAGGCATGCTGGAGGAGAAGGGCCGACAGATCCTAATGAAAGATGGCCTGATTGACTTAGATCCCGCTAACATCAAGCCGGAGGCCAAGGAGCTGGAAGAGAAAGTCAACAGGTTATACGGTACCATGGATGTGATGCAGATGAGACTGAAGAAGATTCTGGAGAAATACAAGAACACTGATAAGACTCTATGGCATCGTATCAAAGACCTGGAGCTTCTGACAGGAGAAGAGAtagaagatgatgatgaggtgGAGGAGGATGTGAAAAAAGAGGAAGTTCAAGTGGACGAGGAGAAAACTGAAGATAAAGGTGGAGTGGGTGAAGTAGACAAAGAGAAAAGGGAAGATGAGAAAGAAGAGGTAGAGAAGGCCGAAGCAAAGGATGAGGAATAAAAAGGCAAAGACGTGAAGAgagcacaaagaagaaaaaaataa